The Arachis ipaensis cultivar K30076 chromosome B07, Araip1.1, whole genome shotgun sequence genome includes a window with the following:
- the LOC107609035 gene encoding small ubiquitin-related modifier 2, with amino-acid sequence MSGVTNEEDKKPTEQGGAHINLKVKGQDGNEVFFRIKRSTQLKKLMNAYCDRQSVDFNSIAFLFDGRRLRADQTPDELEMEDGDEIDAMLHQTGGAAV; translated from the exons ATGTCGGGCGTGACGAACGAGGAAGACAAGAAGCCAACGGAGCAAGGTGGAGCTCACATCAACCTCAAGGTCAAGGGTCAG GATGGGAATGAAGTGTTCTTCAGGATCAAGAGAAGCACTCAACTGAAAAAGCTGATGAACGCATACTGTGACAGACAGTCAGTGGATTTCAACTCCATTGCTTTCCTGTTCGATGGCCGTCGCCTCCGAGCTGATCAGACTCCAGACGAG CTCGAAATGGAGGATGGGGACGAAATAGATGCCATGCTTCATCAGACAGGAGGTGCAGCTGTCTGA